The sequence CTCGATCCACCGCCCGGGACGTGGGAAGCCGAGCCGATAGCCATAATACGTCACCTCGCTTAGGGATGCGATGATGACGACGTCTTGCCCGGAGCCTTCGATCCAGCGGTGATAGGCTAGAACACGTGTGGTATCCCAAGCGTGGTACACGTTAATCCGGCCGCGACGCACGGCATCCAGCTTGCGACGTAATGCGATTAGCTCCCGCATAAACCGCAGGTAATCCGACATTGCCCGGTCGGTGCTGAGCCCATCCCACCATATCAGGAGGTTGGCGGCGCCTATCGAGTCATCCCAGTATTTGTCTTCGAGGAACTCCTGCCCCATGAACAGCAAAGGCACGCCCGGTCCCATCATTAGCAGACCTGCGGCAACCCGGGCTCGGCTGCGCGCATACCATGATCGTGGGTTGCTAGGGTCGGCGACCACGGGAATGCGCGGCTTCTTGTCCGCGTCCGAGTGGGAAGCGAGCAGGAGATCATGATTCTCGAGCATGGCGACAGCACGCCACGGATAATCAAGGCCGGGAGCAGAGCCCAACGCGCTTGCGACCCCTGACCAAGAGAACGGCGCGTCGCGACCTGCGGCAGCTTGCGCGAGCGCACCGCGTACCGCATCGCGGGTCCGGTCGTCCCAGACCAGATCGAAGCCTCCTCCGCCAGCGCTAGGTGGCTTGATCGCAAACTCCTTCCTTGGGTTCCAAAACTCGGCGATCTGCGCTGCGGACGGCGCTGCAAACCGTATCGTTTCCGTCAGCGCCTGGCAGAAATGCCACCCGCCGAACCGGTCGATGACGCTCACCTCATCATAGCGAAAGCCATCCACGTGGAACTCGTCCAGGAAGAACCTGGCATTATCTATCAGGAACTGCCTGACACCATCATTCCAGTAGGCAAAAACCAGCCCACCCGCCCAGTCCCGGTCCGTAAAATAAAGACTATCGTTGTGATTGCCGTAGGCAAGTCGGTCGATGAAAAATAAGCTCTCGTCGCCGAAGTCACCACCCGCATGGTTATAGACTACGTCGAAAAGCACGGCGATGTCATAGACATGCAAGACATCGATCAGCGCGCGGAGCTGGTTGGCCCCGCCTCGAAGGTGCTCCCGTCTAAGAGGCGACTTACCGCGCAAGGACAAAAGACGATTGGCCCTCGCTAAGTAGCGATCCAACTCGCCATCATCGACGCTGTAGGAAAATTCCGGCGAGAAATAGTCGGTACCATTGTAGCCCTGGCTGAAACGAGTGGGGAATTCCACAATCGGCAGCGGCTGCACAGCGGTTACGCCGAGCTCGACGAGGTACTCCACTCTGTCCAGTAGGTCGAGAAAGCACGCGCCTCGGTTTCGCCGCGCATCTTTGCCCGAATTGTCGACAGCATAGTAGGATCCAATGTGGAATTGGTAGATGATCAGGTCTTCGAAGGCAGGTGCTTTGAATTCAGCATCATGCCAAGGGTAGATCTTTGGGTCGCGAATGACACAGTTCCATGCGGTCCCTTCCAGCTCGCGCGCAAACGGATCGCGCTTGAACCCTACTGAGCCCGGCCCACTCACCCAATACTTATACTGCTCACCCTCCTGCGCGCCGGGAAAGAAGCCGGTCCAATGGCCGGCAGCATTCTTCACCAGCAGTGAAGCATCTGTTCTTTGCCAGCGATTGAAATCTCCAAGGACGTGAACTTCGCTCGCCCGCGGAGCCCAGAGGCGGAAGACGCACCCGCCGTCGACCAGGGTGGAACCCATCGGGATATCACCGGTCACGTGGCCTTGGCTGACGGGCATGTGCCAGATGTCCTGCTACTCCGTGCGATACGAGGAGCTTCGCACATTTTTACCACCTAGACGAGAGCCGATCGATGTGTGATCATGTTCATGAAAGCGAGGGTGTATGCTCGCGGTCGTGGTCCAAAAGGAGCCCGAGTACGTCTTCAATCACTGCGCTAAGTATCTAGCGCGTGACAACACTGATGAGCGCCATAGCTTCTTTGGCTCGGATGCCGGTCAGGCGCGAGCGCGAATTAGCGAATCCTGGCGCTTTCCGATTGTAGATGCCGATGACAGCGGTGCTGCGGACTCCTCTGAGTGGAACCATGTCACCTTTATTTATCAGGCGCCTGAAGATCATCCGGGCGTCTCCGTTCAACTGCTGACACCGTGCCTAGGACTCCATGCGCCCGCGGCGCTGAACCCCATAGATGACAGTCTTTACCTGGCGCTGACATTGCGTGTTTCTAAGGCACGTCGGGATCGATATCGGTTCATAGTAGACGGTCACGCGCAACTCGATCCGATTAATCCGCAGATCACGACGACACCGCAGAACGAGACCTGGTCCAGCTTTTGGACCTGGACGTATAACGAGCCTATCAACCTGGAGCGTTGGGAGATAGCGCTCGTCCGGCGAATGACGAATGCGCTGCTACCATTCCAGGGCCGCGAAACGCGCAATCTCGTCGAGCGCGGCCTGAATGACGGAAACGTCACGCACTTCTTTCGGATGGATATCCCGGCGGGCGTCGCGAACTATATTGACAACATCCTGGCGCGCGAAGAGCGGCACCACCTCAATTCTTACCGACTCTGTCTGCCGATGATCGACCGAGTGCTACGTAAACGCCATTCCGGCATTGAACCTGTCAACGTCAGTGATCCAGACTACAAAGTGCTGTTCGACGACATGAAGAATAGATCGGCAGCGCTGATGCAGGATGGCTGGGACGTCGCAGTATACGACAATCCAGGTTACTTCCTCTATACTCTACGGCGCCACACTTGGACCGGGGCATTCTCACATCCGAAATACGGCGGCAATCCTGGCGGCCTCGGTTGGGCGTTCCTGGGCGAGACGTTCCGCACCACCGCCGATCTTACCAAGACTGCATTCGATTGGGCGCGCGCCATCGAGGCACCGCTCGGTAAAAGCAACGAATATCGAGGTTAGGCGATGGGTGCGATACGGGACCAGTTCGACGTTGTTGTCATTGGCAGCGGCGCCGGCGGGTCGCCCATTGCGTACGAGCTCGCCAAAGCGGGCAAATCCGTGTTGGTCCTCGAGAAAGGTCCGCTGCTGCGTACGCAGGACGAGCGTGGTCCTGGTAAGCTCAGCGATTTCAAGCGCGATGAAATGTTCAACGCCGGCCCGGAGCGGATCATCAATATCCCTGGGATGACCAACACGGGTGCGGCCTTCTTCACCAGCCATGTGGAGCCCGATCTCAACGACGAGCCGCATGTCTTCACCAACGTGGATAGGCCAGAGGACGGCTCCAAGATCACGGTCGAGGGCTACACGGCCCAAGTCGTGGGCGGTGGGACGCAGCTCTATGGAGCCGTTTCGCTGCGCTTTGCCGAACGTGACTTCAAGCTGAAGTCGGCCAATGAAGGACGCAATCTCCAGGGCGATCCCGGCGGCGACGCACTCAAGCATGTCATCGACTGGCCATTCGATTACGAGACATTAGAGCCGTACTACGTCAAGGCAGAGTATCTGATTGGTCTCAACGGGACAGTCGCGGGCCAGGCGAAGAAGTTCTCGAAGGACAGCTATCAAACGCCCCTGCCGCCCAATCCGATTAGTGAGTTTGCCCGGCTGGGTATGCAAAAGCTGGGTCTTCAGACGTACCGTACGCCGCTTGCGGTGATCACTGAGGATCACGCGCCCAGCGGCCGCAAGGCGGGCGACCCCAAGGTCGGCTACGTTAACCGGTACGGCGACCCGCTTGGCTACAAGTCCAACACTTGGGTGTCTCTGCTGCGTCCGACCATCCACGATGGGCATGATCTCGAGCTCCGGCCGAACTGCGTGGTCACGCATCTCGAGGCGAGCGGATGCACGGTGTCGAAGGCGCACTATCGCGATCCCAGCGGACGTACCCGTACGGTGACCGGCAAGACCGTGGTGGTCGCCTGCTCGGCGATCGAGTCTGTCCGACTGTTGATGTTATCGGCCGAGGAGGATCGGCAAACCTTCGGCTCTCTCGTACGCTACCAAGAGAACGGTGGCCTCCTCGGTCGCTTCTTCCTGACGCATGCGTTCGGTGGTGCCGAGGTGCAGATCAAGGGCCAGCGGTTCGACAAATCTATCTCACTCGACAGCGACTATGCGACCGACTCCTGTGCTTCTCAGGCCTTTTTGGATGACCACGGATTGTGGGCGGGCGGGGCCATCTACAACAACACGTCCGACCAGTGCCTGCCGATCACCATGGCGCGGACTGAGGGTGACACTGACCTCGACTTCTTCTGGGGCGGCTTCATGGGTGCCCAGGACCACACTTCGGAGGCTGCGCTACAATGGCTCAATGGCGCTTTCGGCTCGCGCCTGTCCGCAGCCTTTATGGCCAACCAGGTGCCGCGCTTCGTGAACCGAATCGAGCTGCACCCGAACGTTCGCGACAAGTGGAACCGCAAATGTGGCCACATCATCAAGAACTTCCATCCGCACGACGAAACTGTGATGAAAGCCTTCGCCGACGTGTGCCGGCAAATCATGGCCAATGGCGTGCCGGAATACACAGAGCTAGGTTGGGGGTCGGTTTACGGTAACGCGGTGCGCATCGCGAACCATATCCTGGGTGGCGCTCGCTTCGCGCCGACGCGCGACCTTGGCGTTCTGGACCCAAACTGCAGGGTTTGGGACATCGACAATCTCTACGTGACCGACGGCTCATTCATGCCGACCTCGGGAGGCGCAAATCCGACGCTGACGATACAGGCGAATGCATTCCGGGTCGCTGATCACCTGAAGCAACTCTGAGGTTACAATGGACCCGAGGTTCAATGACATCGCGGCAGATCCACGCAATTCGATCTTCCAGGTCATGTTCTTCCCGGATCGGGTCTATCATGCACAATATCTGAACGCGACACGCAGCAGCCGCTACCGGTATGTGGTGCAAGAGGTGCGTGGTAAGTCTGAAATCACTACACTCAAGGGCTACGTGTTCATCGACGGCCTACAAATCTGCAACTTCCTTCGGATTGAGGCGCGCGGTGGTCGTTTGGCCGAGGTCGTGCGCGAGAGGGGCCGCCTCATGGGGCCGGATATCATGGCCAACGTCGGCCTCACGCCAGCCGGTGGGCAACGAGTCGACGCACGAGTGCGCATGCATTTCTGCCCCTGGATTCACGGCTATCAGGTTGAGCTTTGGGAGACTTTGGATGCGCCTGTGGACAAGAATCATGACTACCAAGTGCTGGACATGATGGGCTATCATGGCTCGATTACCAAAGTGCCGGAGTTCGCGGCGGCGCTCGCCGATCTTCCCGCGCTGAAACGGATCGATCTCGCGTTCCGCGAAAATGACGTGTCCTACCCATCACGCATCATTGTGCAGGATTCCGATGCCGCCTGGGACAACTACTACAGGCGCAATATCCAAGTA comes from Bradyrhizobium sp. CCGE-LA001 and encodes:
- a CDS encoding alpha amylase C-terminal domain-containing protein, translating into MPVSQGHVTGDIPMGSTLVDGGCVFRLWAPRASEVHVLGDFNRWQRTDASLLVKNAAGHWTGFFPGAQEGEQYKYWVSGPGSVGFKRDPFARELEGTAWNCVIRDPKIYPWHDAEFKAPAFEDLIIYQFHIGSYYAVDNSGKDARRNRGACFLDLLDRVEYLVELGVTAVQPLPIVEFPTRFSQGYNGTDYFSPEFSYSVDDGELDRYLARANRLLSLRGKSPLRREHLRGGANQLRALIDVLHVYDIAVLFDVVYNHAGGDFGDESLFFIDRLAYGNHNDSLYFTDRDWAGGLVFAYWNDGVRQFLIDNARFFLDEFHVDGFRYDEVSVIDRFGGWHFCQALTETIRFAAPSAAQIAEFWNPRKEFAIKPPSAGGGGFDLVWDDRTRDAVRGALAQAAAGRDAPFSWSGVASALGSAPGLDYPWRAVAMLENHDLLLASHSDADKKPRIPVVADPSNPRSWYARSRARVAAGLLMMGPGVPLLFMGQEFLEDKYWDDSIGAANLLIWWDGLSTDRAMSDYLRFMRELIALRRKLDAVRRGRINVYHAWDTTRVLAYHRWIEGSGQDVVIIASLSEVTYYGYRLGFPRPGRWIECFNSDVYDNWINPITAGNGGAIIAYESGIHGLPAYADVVIPANAILTFSFAP
- a CDS encoding gluconate 2-dehydrogenase subunit 3 family protein, translating into MLAVVVQKEPEYVFNHCAKYLARDNTDERHSFFGSDAGQARARISESWRFPIVDADDSGAADSSEWNHVTFIYQAPEDHPGVSVQLLTPCLGLHAPAALNPIDDSLYLALTLRVSKARRDRYRFIVDGHAQLDPINPQITTTPQNETWSSFWTWTYNEPINLERWEIALVRRMTNALLPFQGRETRNLVERGLNDGNVTHFFRMDIPAGVANYIDNILAREERHHLNSYRLCLPMIDRVLRKRHSGIEPVNVSDPDYKVLFDDMKNRSAALMQDGWDVAVYDNPGYFLYTLRRHTWTGAFSHPKYGGNPGGLGWAFLGETFRTTADLTKTAFDWARAIEAPLGKSNEYRG
- a CDS encoding GMC oxidoreductase, with protein sequence MGAIRDQFDVVVIGSGAGGSPIAYELAKAGKSVLVLEKGPLLRTQDERGPGKLSDFKRDEMFNAGPERIINIPGMTNTGAAFFTSHVEPDLNDEPHVFTNVDRPEDGSKITVEGYTAQVVGGGTQLYGAVSLRFAERDFKLKSANEGRNLQGDPGGDALKHVIDWPFDYETLEPYYVKAEYLIGLNGTVAGQAKKFSKDSYQTPLPPNPISEFARLGMQKLGLQTYRTPLAVITEDHAPSGRKAGDPKVGYVNRYGDPLGYKSNTWVSLLRPTIHDGHDLELRPNCVVTHLEASGCTVSKAHYRDPSGRTRTVTGKTVVVACSAIESVRLLMLSAEEDRQTFGSLVRYQENGGLLGRFFLTHAFGGAEVQIKGQRFDKSISLDSDYATDSCASQAFLDDHGLWAGGAIYNNTSDQCLPITMARTEGDTDLDFFWGGFMGAQDHTSEAALQWLNGAFGSRLSAAFMANQVPRFVNRIELHPNVRDKWNRKCGHIIKNFHPHDETVMKAFADVCRQIMANGVPEYTELGWGSVYGNAVRIANHILGGARFAPTRDLGVLDPNCRVWDIDNLYVTDGSFMPTSGGANPTLTIQANAFRVADHLKQL
- a CDS encoding cupin domain-containing protein encodes the protein MDPRFNDIAADPRNSIFQVMFFPDRVYHAQYLNATRSSRYRYVVQEVRGKSEITTLKGYVFIDGLQICNFLRIEARGGRLAEVVRERGRLMGPDIMANVGLTPAGGQRVDARVRMHFCPWIHGYQVELWETLDAPVDKNHDYQVLDMMGYHGSITKVPEFAAALADLPALKRIDLAFRENDVSYPSRIIVQDSDAAWDNYYRRNIQVPNTQEPSSDRNTVEQNGYGVDFERGWFIKKVREIPPVRYRNGMMEPGNPQASDANVIEMRWVLQQEFGGTVVFFHEVTIPPHTVEGTHQHIGSEELYYVFEGRGIAYMGANDDPNLAKDDTIPVVTRQIYGLDPKPCKKLEVAPGSVIYTKSGGIHGIENPYDEPLRFVAFLYHST